In one Pseudomonas purpurea genomic region, the following are encoded:
- a CDS encoding DUF2790 domain-containing protein — translation MKALLVLALSSLCATAMANEVPTDVASKAVPVEEYTYSTHLDIAKVISMSEVPNVCEVVPARMEYEDSTGQRHILRYSIMGNGCSNG, via the coding sequence ATGAAAGCTTTATTGGTTCTGGCCCTCAGCAGTCTGTGCGCAACCGCCATGGCAAACGAGGTCCCGACTGATGTCGCCAGCAAAGCAGTACCGGTAGAGGAATACACTTACTCCACTCACCTGGACATCGCCAAAGTGATCTCCATGAGCGAAGTTCCGAATGTTTGCGAAGTTGTACCGGCGCGAATGGAATACGAAGACTCGACAGGGCAACGGCACATTCTGCGTTACAGCATCATGGGTAATGGCTGCTCTAACGGCTGA